One segment of Strix aluco isolate bStrAlu1 chromosome 4, bStrAlu1.hap1, whole genome shotgun sequence DNA contains the following:
- the LOC141922605 gene encoding endogenous retrovirus group 3 member 1 Env polyprotein-like, with product MMCMLILVALCWGLTYEAEGKPIPPPLPNPHDPLEDNEFVLLAKTVNQTFNLSHCWVCGGPLGLSSWPWVSIPLSPSQIVSNYSDIANTTWDDSGTWPVQFPNKGKFCLNRTQKGGVDVGESRCQWTLTHKLINKDRGIYVWLWLNEQGRSKGFKGFWSNKNETEHAKLQGNNFFNQTCKWKNDTGSWYCTIRINNHLNEVFSPLGDRNTTYFQSPRTAEGPFAKGTKAKKGHYWVCGHTAYKQLPANWSGICYVGIIRPLFFLLPEADGPQLGIRLYDKLGNKRTDRNKRSVEFKIGGTQKWGENEWPPERIIEHYGPATWNPNEPISGAREPIYNLNRIIRLQAILEIITNKTANAIDLLTQQSQQMRTAILQHRMVLDYLLAEEGGVCGKLNVSNCCLKIADVGEVVLQLTIDIRKLAHVPVQTWNGWSGDLWSWLLGAPWVKQLLFYLICAFAVLMFLPCIIPCFIQLIQRVVSNMQFISTVAPDGVKQIRIVHQPKPVAVSII from the coding sequence ATGATGTGTATGTTAATTCTTGTTGCATTATGTTGGGGACTTACCTATGAAGCTGAAGGGAAACCAATTCCCCCACCTTTACCCAACCCACATGACCCCCTTGAGGATAATGAATTTGTTCTGTTAGCAAAGACTGTAAATCAAACCTTTAATCTAAGCCACTGTTGGGTTTGTGGAGGACCTCtaggattatcaagctggccgtgggtttCTATACCGCTCTCCCCATCACAGATTGTAAGCAACTATAGCGACATTGCAAATACCACCTGGGATGATAGTGGAACTTGGCCAGTCCAATTCCCAAATAAGGGCAAATTTTGTTTAAATCGcactcagaaaggaggagttgatgtAGGGGAAAGTAGGTGTCAATGGACACTCACACATAAATTGATTAACAAAGATAGAGGCATTTATGTATGGTTGTGGCTCAATGAACAAGGACGCAGCAAAGGATTCAAAGGGTTTtggtcaaacaaaaatgaaacagaacatgCTAAATTACAGGGAAACAACTTTTTCAACCAAACTTGtaaatggaaaaatgacactgggtcTTGGTACTGTACCATCCGGATAAACAATCACCTAAATGAGGTTTTCAGCCCTCTGGGAGATAGAAACACAACCTATTTTCAAtccccaaggactgcagagggaccttTTGCCAAAGGTACCAAAGCCAAAAAGGGTCATTATTGGGTAtgtggacatactgcctacaaacaactACCAGCAAACTGGTCGGGAATTTGCTATGTAGGGATCATTCGAcccctgtttttcctccttccagagGCAGATGGTCCTCAATTGGGAATAAGACTATATGATAAGCTAGGGAACAAAAGGACTGACCGCAACAAGCGATCTGTTGAGTTTAAAATAGGTGGAactcaaaagtggggggaaaatgagtggccccctgaaagaattattgagcattatgggcctgccacttggaatcccaatgaaccaatatcaggggcaagagaaccaatttataactTGAACCGTATAATTCGACTACAAGcaattctagaaattattactaataaaactgctaatgctatagaccttttaactcaacaatctcaacagatgcgcactgcaaTCCTTCAACATCGTATGGTTTTAGACTACCTAttagctgaagagggaggagtatgtggaaaactaaatgtttctaattgttgTCTGAAAATAGCCgatgtaggtgaagtagtccttcaGCTAACCATAGACATTAGGAAACTAGCTCATGTCCCCGTTCAAACATGGAATGGCTGGAGTGGTGATCTATGGTCTTGGCTACTcggagcaccatgggtaaagcagcttctattttatctcatATGTGCATTTGCTGTCCTGATGTTTTTGCCGTGtattattccttgctttattcagTTAATCCAACGTGTTgtttctaacatgcaatttatatctaCTGTCGCACCTGATGGTGTAAAGCAGATTCGTATCGTTCACCAACCAAAGCCTGTAGCTGTATCAATCATTTAA